The following nucleotide sequence is from Gordonia jinghuaiqii.
AACAAGGCGTCGATCAATCGCAGTCCGGCACGACGACCCCGCGACCTGCTCGGGATCCTGCGCACGGTGCTGTTCGCGCCGGAGGATTTGTCCCTGGTCCGCGGGGATCCCAGCGATCGGCGCCGTTTCATCGATGAGCTGGTCGCCCAGCGCGGACCCCGATGGGTGGCGGCTCGCGCCGACTACGACCGTGTACTCCGCCAGCGCTCGGCGCTGCTCAAGACCGCGGCCGCGGCACTGCGGCGCGGCGGGGACCAGGCGGATTCGGTCATCAGCACCCTCGACGTGTGGGATGAACAGCTCGCCGACCTCGGTGGTCAGGTGACCGCCGCCCGGCTGGGTGTGCTCGCCGAACTCGAACCCCATTTCACCGGTTCCTACGCGTCGATCGCACCCCACTCGAGACCCGCGACCCTGCGCTATCGCCCGGCCGGCGGTGCCGAGATCGTCGAGGTGACCTCGGAGGCCATCACCGAGGTCCTTGCCGCACGGCTGTCCGCGCTGCGGGACAAGGAGATCGAACGGGGGATGTGCCTGGTGGGTCCGCACCGCGACGACATCGACATCGTTCTCGGTACCGACGTCGCGAAAGGCTTTGCCTCACACGGTGAATCGTGGTCGCTGGCGCTGGCGTTGCGCCTCGGATCCGTCGAGTTGACGCGCGCCGAGGGCATCGAACCGGTCATCATGCTCGACGACGTGTTCGCCGAACTCGACGCCAAACGGCGCGCCAAACTGGTCGAATTCACCGCCGGCGCCGAGCAATTGCTGATCACCGCGGCAGTGGCCGAGGACATCCCGGGGGAGATCGGGGGACGCCGGATCGCGGTCGACGTGCTCGACGACGACGCCGGCCGGCGCTCGTTTCTGGTGGCAGGTCCCGAATCTTCTGGTGCCGAATCTTCTGGTGCCGTGTCGTCTGATTCGGAGTCTTCGGGTCCCGCATTGTCGGTGGTGCCGGGCATGATCACATCGGGTGCCGGGCAACCAGCCGGTGCGCACGGGTCAGGTGACGAATCCGGTGTCGGGCAATCCGCTGCCGGGGCACCGGCCGTCGAGGGATCCGAGGGGGAATCGGATGGGTGAGGAACCACACGCCGGCGTGCCCGACGGCTCGGGATCATCTGCGGCGCGCGCGACGCCGCCGGGTGAACTCGGCGGGTACGAGCGTGCGCGCAAGGCACTCGAGGAGGCGCGGGCGCAGGCCAGGGCGTCGGGAAAGTCGGTCGGTCGGGGCCGGGCATCGCCGGTACGCCGGGCTCCCCGGGGCGCACAGGGACGTCGACGCTGGTCCGGGTCGGGACCCGACGCGCGCGATCCGCAACCGTTCGGGAGGCTCGTCGGCGGTCTGGCGAAGGACCGGGGCTGGCAGGAGAAGATCGGCGAGGGCACGCTGTTCGGGATGTGGGAGCAGATCGTGGGTTCCGACATCGCCGCACATGCCCAGCCGATTGCGTTGCGCGAGAACATACTTCACGTTCAGGCCGAGTCGACGGCCTGGGCCACGCAGCTGCGGTACGTGCAGGCGCAGATCCTGGCGAAGATCGCCGCGGCGATCGGTGACGGCCAGGTGAAGTCGTTGCGCATCAGCGGACCGAAGGGACCGTCGTGGCGAAAAGGCGAGCGACACGTGCGGGGTCGTGGTCCGCGTGACACCTACGGTTGAGCGGCGCCTAGCAGACTCGCCGGGACAATACTAGTTGCTGCGGCCCGTGAGCCGATTTTCCTCCCCAGGCCACAACCGGACCGG
It contains:
- a CDS encoding DUF721 family protein → MGEEPHAGVPDGSGSSAARATPPGELGGYERARKALEEARAQARASGKSVGRGRASPVRRAPRGAQGRRRWSGSGPDARDPQPFGRLVGGLAKDRGWQEKIGEGTLFGMWEQIVGSDIAAHAQPIALRENILHVQAESTAWATQLRYVQAQILAKIAAAIGDGQVKSLRISGPKGPSWRKGERHVRGRGPRDTYG